One Natator depressus isolate rNatDep1 chromosome 6, rNatDep2.hap1, whole genome shotgun sequence DNA window includes the following coding sequences:
- the OSBP gene encoding oxysterol-binding protein 1 isoform X2, giving the protein MLCGASSHGLGLCDTACRDFLMLAQTHSKKWQKSLQYERDQRIRLEETLEQLAKQHNHLERAFRGATVLPASTPRSGGSAKDECCPGKGDLSDEDDDNEFFDAPEIITMPESMGHKRTGSNISGASSDISLDEQFKHQPEDTKKEKRTRIPNKPNYSLNLWSIMKNCIGKELSKIPMPVNFNEPLSMLQRLTEDLEYHELLDRAAKCESSLEQLCYVAAFTVSSYSTTVFRTSKPFNPLLGETFELDRLEENGYRSLCEQVSHHPPAAAHHAHSKHGWTLRQEIKITSKFRGKYISIMPLGTIHCIFHSSGNHYTWKKVTTTVHNIIVGKLWIDQSGEIEIVNHKTGDKCNLKFVPYSYFSRDVARKVTGEVTDLSGKVHFVLLGTWDEKMDCFKVLPGSGENGAEGRQRAEESRVLLWKRNPLPKNTENMYYFSELALTLNALESGTAPTDSRLRPDQRLMENGRWDEANAEKQRLEEKQRISRKKREAEAMKATEDGTPYDPYKALWFERKKDPVTKELAHVYRGGYWESKEKQDWSSCPDIF; this is encoded by the exons ATGCTGTGTGGGGCAAGCAGCCATGGCCTGGGTCTGTGTGACACG GCCTGCCGAGACTTCCTGATGCTGGCACAGACGCACAGCAAGAAGTGGCAGAAGTCCCTTCAGTACGAGCGAGACCAGCGCATCCGTCTGGAGGAGACCCTGGAGCAGCTGGCCAAGCAGCACAATCATCTAGAGAGAGCCTTCCGAGGGGCCACCGTGCTGCCAGCCAGCACTCCCCGCAGCGGGGGATCCGCTAAAg ATGAATGCTGCCCAGGGAAAGGAGACCTGAGCGACGAAGATGATGATAATGAGTTCTTTGATGCACCAGAGATCATCACCATGCCGGAGAGCATGGGCCACAA ACGCACCGGCAGCAACATCAGCGGCGCCAGCAGTGACATCAGCCTCGACGAGCAG TTCAAACATCAGCCAGAGGACACCAAAAAGGAGAAGAGAACTCGGATTCCCAACAAGCCGAACTACAGCCTCAACCTGTGGAGCATCATGAAGAACTGCATTGGGAAGGAGCTCTCCAAGATCCCCATGCCG GTGAACTTCAACGAGCCTCTGTCCATGCTGCAGCGCCTCACCGAGGACTTGGAGTACCACGAGCTGCTGGACCGAGCAGCCAAGTGCGAGAGCTCCCTGGAGCAGCTCTGCTACGTGGCCGCCTTCACAGTCTCCTCTTATTCCACCACCGTCTTCCGCACCAGCAAGCCATTCAACCCTCTCCTGGGGGAGACCTTCGAGCTGGACCGACTGGAGGAGAACGGCTACCGCTCCCTCTGCGAGCAG GTAAGCCACCACCCTCCCGCTGCTGCCCACCATGCTCACTCCAAGCACGGCTGGACGCTTCGCCAGGAGATCAAAATCACCAGCAAATTCCGCGGCAAATACATATCCATCATGCCCCTCG GTACCATCCACTGCATCTTCCACTCCTCCGGCAATCACTACACGTGGAAGAAGGTGACCACCACAGTGCACAACATCATAGTGGGCAAGTTATGGATAGACCAG TCTGGTGAGATCGAAATCGTCAATCACAAGACAGGCGACAAGTGCAATCTCAAGTTTGTTCCTTACAGCTACTTTTCCCGGGATGTGGCCAGGAAG GTGACGGGGGAGGTGACAGACCTCTCGGGGAAAGTGCACTTTGTCCTTCTGGGCACCTGGGATGAGAAGATGGACTGCTTCAAGGTGCTGCCAGGCAGTGGGGAGAACGGTGCTGAGGGGAGGCAGAGAGCCGAGGAGAGTCGGGTCCTGCTGTGGAAAAGGAACCCCCTCCC GAAGAACACTGAGAACATGTACTACTTCTCTGAGCTGGCGCTGACACTCAACGCCCTCGAGAGCGGCACCGCCCCCACTGACAGCCGGCTGCGGCCTGACCAGAGGCTGATGGAGAACGGGCGCTGGGACGAGGCCAACGCTGAGAAGCAGCGGCTGGAGGAGAAACAGCGCATCTCCCGCAAGAAGCGCGAGGCCGAGGCTATGAAGGCCACGGAGGATG gcACTCCCTACGACCCCTACAAGGCTCTGTGGTTCGAGCGGAAGAAGGACCCTGTTACAAAGGAGTTGGCGCATGTGTACCGGGGAGGATACTGGGAGAGCAAAGAGAAGCAGGACTGGAGCTCGTGTCCGGACATTTTCTGA